A window of Sander vitreus isolate 19-12246 chromosome 18, sanVit1, whole genome shotgun sequence contains these coding sequences:
- the LOC144533748 gene encoding claudin-20-like: protein MLSAAVQILAFALALLGVLGTTVATLLPNWKVSVNAWSHFMTPISQMQGLWMDCVWYSSGVFSCTMKNSMLSLPAYLQAMRAAMVLSCMVASFGLCLASLGLKCTRWGGSHRAKGHTAIAAGGCFVLASFLCLVPASWFTNEVITVFLTTDLPESSKYQPGGALCVTFISAGFLLAGGVIFCLSCPGKRSGRPDYPPSSDHPDRFVVLRDDQRRRELQTDNVQPKNRHNKTVQLQMDNVKTQKPPQEKPEQKAYSSPSKLPPKDIKDSYSLQEYV, encoded by the coding sequence ATGCTGTCCGCAGCCGTTCAGATCCTGGCGTTCGCCCTGGCGTTGCTGGGCGTCCTCGGCACGACCGTGGCCACTCTGCTTCCCAACTGGAAGGTGAGCGTCAACGCGTGGTCCCACTTCATGACTCCTATCTCGCAGATGCAGGGGCTGTGGATGGACTGCGTGTGGTACAGCTCGGGCGTCTTCAGCTGCACCATGAAGAACTCGATGCTGTCGTTGCCTGCTTATCTGCAGGCCATGCGGGCTGCTATGGTTTTGTCCTGCATGGTAGCATCGTTTGGACTCTGCCTCGCCTCCCTGGGGCTTAAATGTACCCGCTGGGGAGGCAGCCACCGAGCGAAGGGGCACACAGCCATCGCTGCTGGAGGTTGCTTTGTCCTCGCCAGCTTCCTGTGCCTAGTTCCCGCGTCGTGGTTCACCAACGAAGTCATCACCGTGTTTCTGACGACAGATTTGCCGGAAAGCAGCAAATATCAACCCGGAGGAGCTCTTTGCGTGACGTTTATATCGGCCGGCTTCCTCCTGGCTGGAGGTGTGATTTTTTGTTTGTCGTGTCCGGGAAAAAGATCCGGACGCCCGGACTATCCTCCCTCCTCCGACCACCCTGACAGATTTGTCGTGCTGCGAGACGATCAGCGGAGGCGAGAGCTGCAGACGGACAACGTGCAGCCGAAAAACAGGCACAACAAGACGGTTCAGCTGCAGATGGACAACGTGAAGACGCAGAAACCTCCTCAGGAGAAACCTGAGCAGAAGGCTTACTCGTCTCCCTCCAAACTCCCTCCGAAAGACATCAAGGACAGCTACAGCCTCCAGGAGTATGTTTAA